One window of the Chanodichthys erythropterus isolate Z2021 chromosome 2, ASM2448905v1, whole genome shotgun sequence genome contains the following:
- the LOC137029380 gene encoding uncharacterized protein has product MPGETAHRSGPEQGLLDSGDPQSELPGPDFSGQTSSSSASTPTDSASSPSPSSPPKLSPLSTPFGPRLVMAKPTTSPRPQPEGASFDLEGHSGTFGRPMGRFGRGAYRRGPMKMERIKVLTGSEIESDFQEPETMDSRVVMGQEALLRNMETQSGMLLGKQIGQEMSSSGHQPSEPFKKGHTGLDEKAKLDTGQVSSIVDQGKSLTSVPEQEKTISQTLECQVLESKVGDAELTDSSTLFPDNEGEPLSLSQGEVPSLSFSEPPYVVDPQRIGVLPGLDPDRYYTAPSTPIKMAYCSHLKQQWRPGSPSQSPGSPTDESDLCSPPTSPSGSYMTAEGGSWTSYTSSTSHSCSPNLTAETELQEAPACYVESLSEIGDELGDERTGNERDACLGKPDMPELLEDVACEVDTLTRDTCRPHWVTEHVSIQESSSSKKNTDYQQDTVMPDGSLRPRNFQRTHDATQSFNDPHHSLEMNFNACFSEPSMSLDPLLTPEDNATSALDGENKTPVTHSPETGGWARE; this is encoded by the exons ATTTCTCTGGTCAAACATCCAGCTCTTCAGCCTCAACTCCAACAGACAGTGCCTCCAGTCCTTCTCCCAGCAGCCCTCCAAAACTCTCCCCACTATCTACTCCTTTTGGACCCCGTCTGGTAATGGCCAAACCAACCACTTCTCCTCGCCCACAGCCTGAGGGTGCAAGTTTTGACTTAGAAGGGCATTCTGGAACTTTCGGCCGACCAATGGGGCGGTTTGGCAGAGGAGCCTACAGACGAGGTCCTATGAAAATGGAACGCATCAAAGTCCTGACTGGATCAGAAATAGAAAGTGACTTTCAAGAGCCAGAGACCATGGACTCAAGGGTGGTAATGGGGCAAGAGGCTTTGCTGAGAAACATGGAGACACAGAGTGGAATGCTGCTAGGAAAACAGATAGGTCAAGAAATGTCTAGTTCAGGACACCAGCCCTCAGAACCCTTCAAGAAAGGTCATACTGGGCTGGATGAAAAAGCAAAACTAGACACTGGACAGGTGAGTTCTATTGTAGATCAGGGTAAGAGTTTGACTTCAGTCCCAGAACAGGAGAAAACCATAAGTCAGACACTTGAATGTCAAGTCCTAGAGTCCAAAGTGGGAGACGCCGAATTGACAGACAGCAGTACTCTTTTCCCAGACAATGAGGGAGAGCCACTGTCTTTATCTCAGGGTGAAGTGCCTTCCTTGTCATTTTCCGAGCCTCCCTATGTTGTTGACCCACAACGCATCGGTGTCCTTCCAGGACTAGATCCTGATCGCTACTATACAGCCCCTTCCACTCCCATTAAGATGGCTTACTGCTCACATCTCAAGCAACAATGGCGCCCAGGGAGCCCAAGCCAAAGTCCGGGTTCTCCAACTGATGAGTCTGATCTGTGCTCCCCTCCTACCTCTCCCTCTGGCTCCTACATGACTGCTGAGGGAGGCAGCTGGACTTCATACACCTCCAGCACCTCCCACTCCTGCTCCCCAAACTTAACAGCTGAGACAGAGTTGCAAGAAGCTCCTGCTTGCTACGTGGAGTCCCTCTCAGAGATAGGCGATGAGCTCGGAGATGAGCGAACTGGTAATGAGAGAGATGCTTGCCTGGGTAAACCTGATATGCCAGAGTTGCTGGAAGATGTGGCCTGTGAGGTGGATACACTAACAAGAGACACATGTAGGCCTCACTGGGTGACAGAACATGTTTCTATACAAgagagcagcagcagcaagaaaAACACAGACTACCAACAGGACACAGTGATGCCTGATGGCTCTCTTAGGCCTAGAAATTTCCAGAGAACCCATGATGCAACTCAAAGCTTTAATGATCCACATCACAGTCTTGAAATGAATTTTAATGCCTGTTTCTCAGAGCCATCTATGAGCCTGGATCCCCTTCTAACACCAGAGGATAATGCAACTTCTGCACTTGATGGAGAGAACAAAACCCCTGTCACCCACTCTCCAGAGACT GGAGGATGGGCCAGAGAGTGA
- the LOC137027091 gene encoding NAC-alpha domain-containing protein 1-like isoform X2, with protein sequence MLPFHGSLIFQADSMDITLFPTDDEQGNDVDAYAAGEEEADVDEYDDEDDEDECDDEDVKNDDNDAEQKAEAALRGERGVEDPNEDDTSASFLNSLSENSINEGVDESFAYPDDTEESIDSTSYNGDEDDHLYCTEKHAELSQQFPGPDEPVQSVSHAKPESSGSESEMEISSESSELLHVELQGNLADCNVHDESVIAQQTSDTKLLKGELSKGLTLQIKTMDEQGKQSTDPSTVMVTSEKGQQIPTDNPTSSVDQDKVKQTYGTNDSCVAGATAADVCYEANVGDSQELDQKNGNSMDLMDTSLQLAETATNDLNKGVPQLTYLDDCSPTNIPVCAYPELCEVPDNLTSADVLPFERSMNQDNLTENQPSNDVNHSSQNMSCSTYSRLVISPKKENSESSITERELYTESWTPREPLSLGECCDFEAENLLMCEIARSVHSKGLSVAHNIEAGEDIIGDDEDNNRYCDLQEKMADIDVGVVESNIASWRSIQDLSEAGGGEDDANNLQNPDSNPIIHCSSDKGLVSSWNDPEKPCTPLILSGTSELALNMLSDDGKDVKDQTPNTDFNIPEDLSPDTLRKENAEKTSTDSTEKTSEQPQDLESCQEPDKVSLTSAISTEHIDLCGSSSKTLISTQTDHLGAVSNQGHSNSQQITQTNTNSVSQNKLAFNLQGGSFGTFTFRKKPTDIKTVDSLETAVLQQSSVSHKETSDSNDGASNEVMGEKVIQLRGNIKNETVNDESKSTDRQLEQETTTGPQDQKKDKFDSDERGENGTKTGQKSEAQDFTETVSFLEQNKKLDGDSHKSGLSQAESDEATPKTAQNANSGHATEPKVIDPLKTNIAALASMDNEQIQCQEKEIETTGNQVASFDICSVREEFGETQHKEDDVSIAENTEPVQTPEQSIFHSPDPSCIDPNESVHTEPVVATQTTDLTRPDEQKGLSDSSLSRLSLTENTRDINDNHVRGSSPLRVDSSEQDRVSPTCSSTVVQEEDLSTPIQESQPVHDISQTSDVLSHIQSPPDNKPSQPDSESPLQTTGICSMELAAWESEEQTQTLLLIQDTCHHESQRTVMTAKPCRCENTPVCMGHRTEQSQPTTSIGQTDSPRAQRTLNESDEIETLPCISPRPESLVKSQQNQAERQSIEQDLCSNIYRSKGPEDMDLPFKNNSSGNETDSDGSVPELEEPSGTLPRPSNPQLSHSPADESVSRAKQSRSEKKARKAMSKLGLKQIHGVTRITIRKSKNILFVITRPDVFKSPASDIYIVFGEAKIEDLSQQVHKAAAEKFKVPLDPSPLPSDITPSLTIKEESEEEEELDEGGLEQRDIELVMAQANVSRAKAVRALRHNKNDIVNAIMELTM encoded by the exons ATGTTGCCTTTCCATGGAAGCCTGATATTCCAGGCAGATTCCATGGATATAACCCTGTTCCCCACAGATGATGAGCAGGGGAATGATGTGGATGCATATGctgctggagaagaggaagccGATGTAGATGAGTATGATGATGAGGATGACGAAGATGAATGTGACGATGAAGATGTGAAAAATGATGACAATGATGCTGAGCAGAAAGCTGAGGCAGCTTTGAGGGGTGAAAGAGGAGTGGAAGACCCAAATGAAGACGACACCTCTGCATCTTTTCTAAATTCCCTTTCAGAGAACTCAATAAACGAGGGTGTTGATGAGTCCTTTGCTTATCCAGATGACACTGAGGAGTCAATTGATTCCACGTCTTATAATGGGGATGAAGATGACCATCTGTACTGCACAGAGAAGCATGCTGAACTCTCCCAGCAGTTCCCTGGGCCAGATGAACCCGTACAGTCAGTAAGCCATGCAAAACCTGAATCCTCTGGCAGTGAGAGTGAAATGGAGATATCCTCCGAATCATCTGAGCTCCTACATGTAGAATTGCAAGGGAATCTGGCAGACTGCAATGTTCATGATGAAAGTGTAATTGCACAACAAACTTCAGATACAAAGTTGCTTAAGGGTGAGCTTTCAAAAGGATTGACTCTACAGATCAAAACAATGGATGAGCAAGGCAAACAGAGTACAGATCCCTCAACAGTCATGGTAACATCAGAGAAAGGACAGCAGATCCCCACAGATAATCCAACATCATCTGTTGATCAAGACAAAGTAAAACAAACTTATGGTACAAATGACTCCTGTGTGGCAGGTGCTACAGCTGCTGACGTATGCTACGAGGCTAATGTAGGTGATAGCCAGGAACTGGATcaaaaaaatggaaatagcATGGACTTGATGGACACATCACTGCAGCTAGCTGAAACTGCAACCAATGACCTAAATAAGGGAGTCCCCCAACTAACATATCTTGATGACTGCAGCCCCACAAACATTCCAGTTTGTGCCTATCCTGAACTGTGTGAGGTGCCAGATAACTTAACTTCAGCTGATGTTTTGCCATTTGAACGTTCCATGAATCAAGATAATCTGACAGAGAATCAGCCTAGCAATGATGTAAACCATAGCTCTCAAAATATGTCCTGCTCCACATACAGCAGACTTGTTATTTCTCCAAAGAAAGAGAACTCTGAGAGCAGCATTACAGAAAGGGAACTTTACACTGAGAGCTGGACACCAAGGGAACCCTTGTCTTTAGGTGAATGCTGTGACTTTGAAGCTGAAAATCTGCTCATGTGTGAAATAGCAAGATCAGTGCACAGTAAGGGTTTGTCTGTCGCTCATAACATTGAGGCTGGAGAAGACATAATAGGTGATGATGAGGACAACAACCGATATTGTGACCTCCAAGAGAAGATGGCAGACATTGATGTTGGTGTGGTTGAGTCAAACATTGCCAGCTGGAGATCGATCCAAGATCTCTCAGAGGCTGGAGGGGGTGAGGATGATGCAAATAACCTTCAAAATCCAGATAGCAATCCGATCATACATTGCAGTTCTGATAAGGGTCTGGTGTCATCGTGGAATGATCCAGAAAAACCTTGCACACCCCTAATTCTTAGTGGTACATCAGAACTTGCATTGAATATGCTTTCAGATGATGGAAAAGATGTGAAAGATCAAACTCCAAATACAGACTTCAACATTCCAGAGGATTTATCTCCAGACACATTAAGGAAGGAAAATGCTGAAAAAACTTCAACAGACTCAACAGAAAAAACTTCAGAACAGCCTCAGGATCTGGAATCTTGTCAAGAACCTGATAAAGTCTCATTAACATCAGCCATTTCCACGGAACACATTGATCTCTGTGGATCTTCTTCAAAAACACTAATTTCTACCCAAACAGATCATCTTGGTGCAGTTTCAAACCAGGGTCATTCAAATTCTCAACAAATTACCCAAACAAACACCAACTCTGTCTCGCAAAACAAGCTTGCATTCAACTTGCAAGGGGGATCATTTGGCACCTTCACATTCAGAAAGAAACCAACTGATATAAAGACTGTGGACTCCTTAGAAACAGCAGTTCTCCAACAGAGTTCTGTCTCACATAAAGAGACATCAGATTCAAATGATGGGGCTTCAAATGAGGTTATGGGGGAGAAAGTAATTCAATTAAGAGGAAACATCAAAAATGAAACTGTAAATGATGAATCTAAAAGCACTGACAGACAACTTGAACAAGAGACTACAACTGGCCCTCAGGATCAGAAGAAAGATAAATTTGACTCAGATGAGAGGGGGGAAAATGGAACAAAAACAGGTCAAAAGAGTGAGGCACAAGATTTTACAGAGACTGTTTCATTTCTGGAGCAGAACAAAAAGCTTGATGGTGATTCACATAAATCAGGTCTTTCTCAAGCTGAGAGTGATGAGGCAACACCAAAAACAGCACAGAATGCTAATTCAGGTCATGCCACAGAACCAAAGGTAATTGATCCCCTTAAAACCAACATTGCAGCTTTAGCCTCAATGGATAATGAACAGATCCAGTGCCAAGAAAAGGAAATAGAGACTACCGGTAATCAAGTGGCAAGCTTTGATATATGTTCAGTGAGAGAGGAATTTGGTGAAACTCAGCATAAAGAGGATGATGTCTCTATAGCAGAGAACACTGAACCTGTTCAAACACCAGAACAATCAATTTTTCACTCTCCTGACCCTAGCTGTATTGATCCAAATGAGTCTGTTCACACAGAACCAGTGGTTGCAACTCAGACAACAGACCTTACAAGGCCAGATGAGCAGAAAGGACTTTCAGACAGTTCTTTGAGCAGATTAAGTTTGACAGAAAACACAAGAGACATCAACGACAATCACGTAAGGGGCAGTTCACCCCTCAGGGTGGACAGCTCAGAACAAGACAGGGTCTCTCCCACATGTTCATCCACAGTTGTCCAGGAGGAAGATCTCTCCACCCCCATTCAGGAGTCACAGCCTGTCcatgacatttcccaaacatcTGATGTCCTCTCACATATTCAATCACCTCCAGACAACAAACCCAGCCAGCCTGACTCTGAAAGTCCCCTTCAAACCACTGGAATATGCAGTATGGAATTAGCAGCATGGGAATCTGAGGAACAAACACAGACTTTGCTTCTTATTCAAGACACATGCCATCATGAAAGTCAGAGAACAGTCATGACTGCAAAACCATGCAGATGTGAGAACACTCCAG TATGTATGGGACACAGAACAGAACAGTCCCAGCCCACAACATCCATTGGACAAACAGACAGTCCCCGTGCCCAAAGAACACTGAATGAGTCAGATGAGATAGAGACTCTACCTTGCATCAGTCCAAGACCAGAATCCTTGGTAAAAAGTCAGCAAAACCAAGCTGAGCGACAGAGTATAGAGCAAGATTTATGCTCAAATATCTACAGATCAAAAGGCCCAGAGGACATGGATCTCCCCTTCAAAAACAACA GTTCGGGTAATGAAACAGACAGTGATGGTTCAGTGCCTGAGTTAGAGGAACCCAGTGGCACATTGCCGAGACCCTCAAATCCACAG TTATCTCACTCTCCTGCCGACGAGTCTGTTAGCAGAGCTAAGCAGAGTCGAAGTGAGAAAAAAGCAAGAAAG GCGATGTCAAAGCTTGGGCTGAAACAGATCCACGGAGTGACACGCATCACCATTCGGAAGTCCAAGAACATTCTCTTTGTTATTACACGTCCAGATGTGTTCAAAAGCCCTGCCTCAGATATTTACATAGTCTTTGGAGAGGCCAAG ATCGAAGACCTCTCACAGCAGGTTCACAAGGCAGCAGCAGAGAAATTTAAGGTTCCTCTTGACCCCTCACCTCTGCCATCAGACATCACACCAAGCCTGACCATAAAAGAAGAGAGTGAGGAAGAAGAAGAG CTGGATGAAGGTGGGCTGGAGCAAAGAGATATCGAGCTGGTGATGGCACAGGCCAATGTTTCCCGAGCTAAAGCAGTCCGTGCCCTGCGCCACAACAAGAATGACATTGTCAATGCCATTATG GAGCTGACCATGTAA
- the LOC137027091 gene encoding NAC-alpha domain-containing protein 1-like isoform X1, whose protein sequence is MLPFHGSLIFQADSMDITLFPTDDEQGNDVDAYAAGEEEADVDEYDDEDDEDECDDEDVKNDDNDAEQKAEAALRGERGVEDPNEDDTSASFLNSLSENSINEGVDESFAYPDDTEESIDSTSYNGDEDDHLYCTEKHAELSQQFPGPDEPVQSVSHAKPESSGSESEMEISSESSELLHVELQGNLADCNVHDESVIAQQTSDTKLLKGELSKGLTLQIKTMDEQGKQSTDPSTVMVTSEKGQQIPTDNPTSSVDQDKVKQTYGTNDSCVAGATAADVCYEANVGDSQELDQKNGNSMDLMDTSLQLAETATNDLNKGVPQLTYLDDCSPTNIPVCAYPELCEVPDNLTSADVLPFERSMNQDNLTENQPSNDVNHSSQNMSCSTYSRLVISPKKENSESSITERELYTESWTPREPLSLGECCDFEAENLLMCEIARSVHSKGLSVAHNIEAGEDIIGDDEDNNRYCDLQEKMADIDVGVVESNIASWRSIQDLSEAGGGEDDANNLQNPDSNPIIHCSSDKGLVSSWNDPEKPCTPLILSGTSELALNMLSDDGKDVKDQTPNTDFNIPEDLSPDTLRKENAEKTSTDSTEKTSEQPQDLESCQEPDKVSLTSAISTEHIDLCGSSSKTLISTQTDHLGAVSNQGHSNSQQITQTNTNSVSQNKLAFNLQGGSFGTFTFRKKPTDIKTVDSLETAVLQQSSVSHKETSDSNDGASNEVMGEKVIQLRGNIKNETVNDESKSTDRQLEQETTTGPQDQKKDKFDSDERGENGTKTGQKSEAQDFTETVSFLEQNKKLDGDSHKSGLSQAESDEATPKTAQNANSGHATEPKVIDPLKTNIAALASMDNEQIQCQEKEIETTGNQVASFDICSVREEFGETQHKEDDVSIAENTEPVQTPEQSIFHSPDPSCIDPNESVHTEPVVATQTTDLTRPDEQKGLSDSSLSRLSLTENTRDINDNHVRGSSPLRVDSSEQDRVSPTCSSTVVQEEDLSTPIQESQPVHDISQTSDVLSHIQSPPDNKPSQPDSESPLQTTGICSMELAAWESEEQTQTLLLIQDTCHHESQRTVMTAKPCRCENTPVCMGHRTEQSQPTTSIGQTDSPRAQRTLNESDEIETLPCISPRPESLVKSQQNQAERQSIEQDLCSNIYRSKGPEDMDLPFKNNIGSGNETDSDGSVPELEEPSGTLPRPSNPQLSHSPADESVSRAKQSRSEKKARKAMSKLGLKQIHGVTRITIRKSKNILFVITRPDVFKSPASDIYIVFGEAKIEDLSQQVHKAAAEKFKVPLDPSPLPSDITPSLTIKEESEEEEELDEGGLEQRDIELVMAQANVSRAKAVRALRHNKNDIVNAIMELTM, encoded by the exons ATGTTGCCTTTCCATGGAAGCCTGATATTCCAGGCAGATTCCATGGATATAACCCTGTTCCCCACAGATGATGAGCAGGGGAATGATGTGGATGCATATGctgctggagaagaggaagccGATGTAGATGAGTATGATGATGAGGATGACGAAGATGAATGTGACGATGAAGATGTGAAAAATGATGACAATGATGCTGAGCAGAAAGCTGAGGCAGCTTTGAGGGGTGAAAGAGGAGTGGAAGACCCAAATGAAGACGACACCTCTGCATCTTTTCTAAATTCCCTTTCAGAGAACTCAATAAACGAGGGTGTTGATGAGTCCTTTGCTTATCCAGATGACACTGAGGAGTCAATTGATTCCACGTCTTATAATGGGGATGAAGATGACCATCTGTACTGCACAGAGAAGCATGCTGAACTCTCCCAGCAGTTCCCTGGGCCAGATGAACCCGTACAGTCAGTAAGCCATGCAAAACCTGAATCCTCTGGCAGTGAGAGTGAAATGGAGATATCCTCCGAATCATCTGAGCTCCTACATGTAGAATTGCAAGGGAATCTGGCAGACTGCAATGTTCATGATGAAAGTGTAATTGCACAACAAACTTCAGATACAAAGTTGCTTAAGGGTGAGCTTTCAAAAGGATTGACTCTACAGATCAAAACAATGGATGAGCAAGGCAAACAGAGTACAGATCCCTCAACAGTCATGGTAACATCAGAGAAAGGACAGCAGATCCCCACAGATAATCCAACATCATCTGTTGATCAAGACAAAGTAAAACAAACTTATGGTACAAATGACTCCTGTGTGGCAGGTGCTACAGCTGCTGACGTATGCTACGAGGCTAATGTAGGTGATAGCCAGGAACTGGATcaaaaaaatggaaatagcATGGACTTGATGGACACATCACTGCAGCTAGCTGAAACTGCAACCAATGACCTAAATAAGGGAGTCCCCCAACTAACATATCTTGATGACTGCAGCCCCACAAACATTCCAGTTTGTGCCTATCCTGAACTGTGTGAGGTGCCAGATAACTTAACTTCAGCTGATGTTTTGCCATTTGAACGTTCCATGAATCAAGATAATCTGACAGAGAATCAGCCTAGCAATGATGTAAACCATAGCTCTCAAAATATGTCCTGCTCCACATACAGCAGACTTGTTATTTCTCCAAAGAAAGAGAACTCTGAGAGCAGCATTACAGAAAGGGAACTTTACACTGAGAGCTGGACACCAAGGGAACCCTTGTCTTTAGGTGAATGCTGTGACTTTGAAGCTGAAAATCTGCTCATGTGTGAAATAGCAAGATCAGTGCACAGTAAGGGTTTGTCTGTCGCTCATAACATTGAGGCTGGAGAAGACATAATAGGTGATGATGAGGACAACAACCGATATTGTGACCTCCAAGAGAAGATGGCAGACATTGATGTTGGTGTGGTTGAGTCAAACATTGCCAGCTGGAGATCGATCCAAGATCTCTCAGAGGCTGGAGGGGGTGAGGATGATGCAAATAACCTTCAAAATCCAGATAGCAATCCGATCATACATTGCAGTTCTGATAAGGGTCTGGTGTCATCGTGGAATGATCCAGAAAAACCTTGCACACCCCTAATTCTTAGTGGTACATCAGAACTTGCATTGAATATGCTTTCAGATGATGGAAAAGATGTGAAAGATCAAACTCCAAATACAGACTTCAACATTCCAGAGGATTTATCTCCAGACACATTAAGGAAGGAAAATGCTGAAAAAACTTCAACAGACTCAACAGAAAAAACTTCAGAACAGCCTCAGGATCTGGAATCTTGTCAAGAACCTGATAAAGTCTCATTAACATCAGCCATTTCCACGGAACACATTGATCTCTGTGGATCTTCTTCAAAAACACTAATTTCTACCCAAACAGATCATCTTGGTGCAGTTTCAAACCAGGGTCATTCAAATTCTCAACAAATTACCCAAACAAACACCAACTCTGTCTCGCAAAACAAGCTTGCATTCAACTTGCAAGGGGGATCATTTGGCACCTTCACATTCAGAAAGAAACCAACTGATATAAAGACTGTGGACTCCTTAGAAACAGCAGTTCTCCAACAGAGTTCTGTCTCACATAAAGAGACATCAGATTCAAATGATGGGGCTTCAAATGAGGTTATGGGGGAGAAAGTAATTCAATTAAGAGGAAACATCAAAAATGAAACTGTAAATGATGAATCTAAAAGCACTGACAGACAACTTGAACAAGAGACTACAACTGGCCCTCAGGATCAGAAGAAAGATAAATTTGACTCAGATGAGAGGGGGGAAAATGGAACAAAAACAGGTCAAAAGAGTGAGGCACAAGATTTTACAGAGACTGTTTCATTTCTGGAGCAGAACAAAAAGCTTGATGGTGATTCACATAAATCAGGTCTTTCTCAAGCTGAGAGTGATGAGGCAACACCAAAAACAGCACAGAATGCTAATTCAGGTCATGCCACAGAACCAAAGGTAATTGATCCCCTTAAAACCAACATTGCAGCTTTAGCCTCAATGGATAATGAACAGATCCAGTGCCAAGAAAAGGAAATAGAGACTACCGGTAATCAAGTGGCAAGCTTTGATATATGTTCAGTGAGAGAGGAATTTGGTGAAACTCAGCATAAAGAGGATGATGTCTCTATAGCAGAGAACACTGAACCTGTTCAAACACCAGAACAATCAATTTTTCACTCTCCTGACCCTAGCTGTATTGATCCAAATGAGTCTGTTCACACAGAACCAGTGGTTGCAACTCAGACAACAGACCTTACAAGGCCAGATGAGCAGAAAGGACTTTCAGACAGTTCTTTGAGCAGATTAAGTTTGACAGAAAACACAAGAGACATCAACGACAATCACGTAAGGGGCAGTTCACCCCTCAGGGTGGACAGCTCAGAACAAGACAGGGTCTCTCCCACATGTTCATCCACAGTTGTCCAGGAGGAAGATCTCTCCACCCCCATTCAGGAGTCACAGCCTGTCcatgacatttcccaaacatcTGATGTCCTCTCACATATTCAATCACCTCCAGACAACAAACCCAGCCAGCCTGACTCTGAAAGTCCCCTTCAAACCACTGGAATATGCAGTATGGAATTAGCAGCATGGGAATCTGAGGAACAAACACAGACTTTGCTTCTTATTCAAGACACATGCCATCATGAAAGTCAGAGAACAGTCATGACTGCAAAACCATGCAGATGTGAGAACACTCCAG TATGTATGGGACACAGAACAGAACAGTCCCAGCCCACAACATCCATTGGACAAACAGACAGTCCCCGTGCCCAAAGAACACTGAATGAGTCAGATGAGATAGAGACTCTACCTTGCATCAGTCCAAGACCAGAATCCTTGGTAAAAAGTCAGCAAAACCAAGCTGAGCGACAGAGTATAGAGCAAGATTTATGCTCAAATATCTACAGATCAAAAGGCCCAGAGGACATGGATCTCCCCTTCAAAAACAACA TAGGTTCGGGTAATGAAACAGACAGTGATGGTTCAGTGCCTGAGTTAGAGGAACCCAGTGGCACATTGCCGAGACCCTCAAATCCACAG TTATCTCACTCTCCTGCCGACGAGTCTGTTAGCAGAGCTAAGCAGAGTCGAAGTGAGAAAAAAGCAAGAAAG GCGATGTCAAAGCTTGGGCTGAAACAGATCCACGGAGTGACACGCATCACCATTCGGAAGTCCAAGAACATTCTCTTTGTTATTACACGTCCAGATGTGTTCAAAAGCCCTGCCTCAGATATTTACATAGTCTTTGGAGAGGCCAAG ATCGAAGACCTCTCACAGCAGGTTCACAAGGCAGCAGCAGAGAAATTTAAGGTTCCTCTTGACCCCTCACCTCTGCCATCAGACATCACACCAAGCCTGACCATAAAAGAAGAGAGTGAGGAAGAAGAAGAG CTGGATGAAGGTGGGCTGGAGCAAAGAGATATCGAGCTGGTGATGGCACAGGCCAATGTTTCCCGAGCTAAAGCAGTCCGTGCCCTGCGCCACAACAAGAATGACATTGTCAATGCCATTATG GAGCTGACCATGTAA